CACCGTCTTGAAGCGATCAAGGTCCACGAACAGCACCGCGAACTCGGCTCCGTGCTGGCCCTTGGCCTCGCACGCCTGCTGCAGCGCGCGCAGGAAGGCGGCGCGGTCGGGCAGGCGCGTCAGCGCGTCGCGGTCCACGTCGCCGGCCGGGACGGACGACTCCTCGCGCCCGCTCAGGTCCTCGCACCACGTCACCAGCCCCATCGGCCGCTCGTCGTCGGCGGCGACGACGTCCGACCACAGGCGCACGGGAAAGCGGGTGCCGTCGCGCCGCACGTTCACCCGCTCGCGCACCCAGCGGCGCACGGGGCGCGCGGGCACGCCGCCCTGCGCGCTCCACAGCTCGGGCGGGGCCAGCGCGCGGGCGGGAAGGCCGTACATCTCGTCCAGCCGGTAGCCATGCATCTGGGCCTCGGCGGGGTTGGAGAAGACGATGGCCCCCGTCTCGTCGGTGATGGTCAGCCCACGATCCACCGCCGCCAGCGCTCGTTCCAGCAGCTCCAGCCGGGCCTGCGCCGCGCGCAGCGACTCGTCCGCGGCCTGCGCGCGGACCTCGGCCATGGCCGCGGCGGCCATGCATTCCAGCGCGGCGACCTCGCTCGCGGACCAGGGCCGAACGTTGAGGGCCACCAGCGAGCCGGCGGGCGCCTCGCCGGGGTTGGGCAGCGGAACGAGGGCGAGCGAGGGCCCAAAAACGAGCGATGGATCGCCGGTCGAGAGTGCGCGGAAGGTGCGGGATTCGCCCGCGTTCCGGGCGTCGCGCAGCGGCGGACCCAGGTGAAGGATGGCGGCCAGCAGCGCCTGCTGGTGCTCCGGGGCGCCGGATGCGTGCACGGGAGGATGGCCGGCGCCTTCCAGCAGCACGGCGGCGGCGCCCAGGTTCAGCCGGGCGACGGCGTTCGCGGCCAGGCGGCGCAGGGTCTCGGCGCCGGGCCCGGAGGCCGCATCGAGTACGGACGGAGGAGTGCGCATGGCAGCACCTGTTCGGTAACCCGACCGGCATGGCCGCAGGAGAGCGCGGCGGTAGCCTCGTGGCTTTGCGTCCCCGCCTTTCGACGGGTTTGCCGTTGTCGTAGGTGCCCGGCGCGGGTAAGAACGGCCAGGCGGGTTCAATCACTTCCGGCAACCTTCGCCGTCGCATGGAAGGCGGCGCAAGGAACGTTCCCGGGAACGTCCGTCGCCGGATGACGCTTACGGCGCGGCGGGAGGCGCCGCGGCGACGATCCGCAGTTCGCGCTCCTCGTCGCCCCGCTTCACGCGGACGGTGTACGCGCGCCCCGGCGCCAGCCCCGGAAACAGGGGACGCTCCAGGCTGTCGCGTCCGTCAATGGAGAGCACCACGTCGTCCACCATGAACCCTGCCGCGGCCGCCGGGGACTTCGGGGTCACGGAGGCCACGAACGGCCGCGCGTTGGGGAAGATGCGAAGTGCCAGGCCAAGGGTTCCCGCCGGTGGCCGCGGGTTCCGGACGCCCTGCGAGTCGGCGGCGGGCGCGGCCGGCACCGGTGCTGGCTGCTGCGCGCGAGCCGGGTGCGCGAACGCAATGGACAGCGCGGCTGCGGCGATGCTGATTCTCACGGGCAGAACCTGGCGCGAAGGTGAGCGTCGGCGATGGGACGCGATTGGAAGCAAGCAGAAGTTGCGCACATCGTCAACTGTTTTCGCGCCCGCGTGCGCCCGGCCTCTATCGCGACCCAGCATCAGCACCACATGGCGAACGCGCGGGTGATGTCGGACGGGTGCTCGAAGGTCCAGTCGGGCGTCATCGCCTCGATGGCGTGCAGAAAGGTATCCTTCTCCCCCGGCGCGGTCTTGGGCCACAGCGCCGCGCCGATCCTCATCCCCGCGTTGCGCCCGGCCTTCAAGTCGCTGGTGGAATCGCCGATGTAGATCGTGTCAGCCGGCTCTACACCCAGCGCCGCGGCGGCCGCGAGCAGGCCGGACGGGTCGGGCTTGGGCGCGTGCACGTCGTCGTCGGTGACCACCACGTCGAAGTAGCTCAGGTCGGAGTAGATGTGCGTGACGTGCCACGCCTCGCGCCCCTTTCCGGTGACGATCCCCATCGGGTACCCTGCGGATTTCAGGGCAGACAGCATCTCGACAACGCCGTCGTAGGTGCCCTCGCCCTTCAGGTAGTACATCTCGCCGTACAGCTCCCGCATCTCCGCGTGGCAGGCCTCTCCGCGCTTCTCGCCGAGCCAGTCCACCAGGAAGCGCCGCTCGGAGACGGGATTTCGCCCGATGATCTCCTTGTCCGTGGGCGCGTAGCCCAGGTGCGGCTCCAGCGCGCGGCGGTAGCACTCCAGGTACAGGTGATACGTGTCGATCAGCGTGCCATCCAGGTCGAACAGGATGGCCGCGGGGGCACGGGAGGATGTCACCTACGAGCCGTGGTAAAGGCGGTCGAGGTCCACGAGTTCCACGTCGGGGCGCGAGGCGGCGGCCGCGTCGATCTCGGGTGTGAACGCAGGGCCAAAGAGCAGCACCTTGGCCTGTGCGGCACGCGCCCCCAGTGCCGCGCGCGCTTTCTCCAGGCGCCGCAGGTGCCCGATTCCGATCGTTTCGCCCGCCTTTGCCTCGCCGATGGCCAGCACCTGCCGCTCCGAAGCACCGGATGCTCCTTCGTCCGACGCCACCACCACGTCCAGTTGGCAATCCTTTCCGTCGATGATCGCGGATGAAGGGCCGACGATGTCGGGAGCGCCGCCCAGCGTCTCGGGGTCCGCGTAGCGACGCACCCACGCGCGCGCCTGCTCCTCGAACACGGGGCCCCGGACGCGCGCGTCGAACTGCGCGGAGAGCCTCCGCTCCCACGTGGAACTTGGATCCCGATCGCGCAGCAGCGAAGCGTGGGGCTCCAGGATCGCGTAGTGGAACTGCAGGAAGGAATCGGCGAGTGCGTATGTCGGCCGCTGCTCACGGATGGGATCGGAGTGCCGGACCACGAACCCCGCGGCGATCAGGCGCTTCAGCGGCGGGTCGATGTTCGATACGCTTCGGCGCAGCTGGTTGGCGATGGTTCCGGCCGTCACCGCCCCGTTCGCGATCGCCCCCAGGATGCTGTGGTGCATCGCCGGGCTCGCCGCCGACAACGTGGGATCCTCCGCGAGGAGCGTGGTCGCTTCGTGGTTGAGCGTGGCGGCAGGGGAAAGGACGCGGGCGGCCACCCAGCGGTCGAAGTCGTCCGCGCGGCTCGGCAGGTCGTGATCCACCATGTCCGTCGCGTAGCCGATCACGCCGCCGATGACGGCATAGACGCGGGCGGCGAGTTCCAGGCTGGGTGAGGGAAGGTGCTTCGCGGCCTCGCGGTAGTCGAACGGCTGCATGACCAGCTCCATGCCGGCCCGGCCGCGCAGGGGAGCCTCGCCGGTGGTCAGCGAGCGCATCATGGCGATCGCGGAGCCGCACAACACGATCCGCGCTTGTCCGGGATGGGCTCGGCGGCCACCGGGGCCAAGGACCGCCGCGATGGTGGAGTCCACTGCCTGGTCAGCTTCGAGCAGATAGCCGAACTCGTCCAGCACCACGGGCGTCGGGCGGCTCGCCCCGAGCTGGATCAACTGCGCGAACGCTTCTTCCCAGCTTCCCAGGGACAGGCGCCCCACTCCAAGGTGCGCGCCCAGCGCTTCGCCCAGGCGAGCGAGGTGAACGGCCGATTCGCCCCGGGTCGCCTCCCAGTAAAACCCTCCGCGCTCCCTCGTCACCGCTTCGAGCAGCGTAGACTTTCCGATCCGCCGACGGCCGTACACCAGCCCCAGCGTGCTGCGGGCCGCCCCCGACTCGAAGAACGTTTCAATGTGAGGCCGGCTGGATGTGGTGTCCATCGGTGCTCCCGGATACTCTCGCTGACGATACTCAATCGTACGATACTATCACCGGCTTGAGTATTGTCAAGAACTCGAGTGTTCGGGTAAGCGCGGCTCGCGTCTTGGTGACGGCTGCCGGCCGCAGGTGAGAGATCGTTCAGGCCAGATCACATACTCAACGTACTCCCGCACTCACTTTCCCTCGATCTCCGTCCGGAGCCGCGTCAGCGCCTCCGCGGGTCACGCCGATTGCGCGTACCGGTGCGGAAGGAACGCCGGCCACCGTACCGGGTATCCCCGTCCCGCTCCAGCGCTACGATCAACTGCTCTTGACACAACGATTTACGATGACGGCCAGACATATGCACGCGGCCTCGCTGGCGGCGCTTGCCGCCGTCCTCGGGGGGTGCGATTCGCCCGTAGGGGCACCCGGGGCATCGGCGCACGCTCGCGTCGATGCCATCGTACTCGCCCCGACGGGCCAGCCGGCCGCCGGGGTGGAGGTAACGGTTCGCGAGGCCCCGCCCTCGCTGCCGTACCAGTTCACCTCTGACCTCACCGATGCCCAAGGCAGGGCGTCGGTGACCATCTGGCGCCTGGGCGGGCCGGCGCCGTCCAGCCCCGACACGGTGTCGTTCGTGGTGATGGCCCAGGGCGGCGAACCCGCGGTGCGCGACAGCGTATCGGTGGTCGTGCGGTTCGCCCCGACGCGGGAAGCCGCGCGGGTGACCGACGCCAAGCTCGCCGTGACCACGCGCTGATCGCCGGTCGCGAACTGGACCGCGGACGAAAAACCGATCCCCTCTTCCCCGCCGCCGGGGGAAGAGGGGATCGGGCATGGGAGCGAATCCACACTCCCGGCGTGCACCGCGGCCCTGTCATCCTGAGGCCCAGGCGCACCGTGCCATCCCGTACGCCAGACCTCGCGCACCGAAGGATCTAGCCGCGGACACGAATCAGCCGGGGCGCGGTAGCGGGCATCAGTGCAGAGGCCGCGGGCCCGGGGCGGTTCGAACACGGCCGGCGCATACCTCGGCTGCCCTCTCCCCCGGCCCCTCTCCCGCAAGCGGGAGAGGGGAGAATTCGATCGCGCTTCCGCTGGCTTCCGTACACTCGAACGGCAGGAGCAGTCCGCGAAGGCGGACTTCGGGCCCTTGTTGCCGCGACTTTAGTCGCCCCAGCAGGGCCGAGGCCTCTGCTCGTGGTGAAAGCGGTCCCACACCGGTGTCCGAGCCCCCGCCGGGCATCCGAGTCCCCAGGCTCCGTGACCGCTGCCGAGCCCGGAGTTGTACGCATCTGCGGCTAGATCCTTCGGCCCGCGAGGGATGTGCTACGGGCCGGTGCCGTGCGCCTGGGCCTCAGGATGCCAGGCCCTTGGCGCACTCACCGCACTCCCGCACTCCCGCACTCCCGCACTTACTTTCCCCCGATCTCCGTCCGCAGCCGCATCAGCGCATCCTCGGCGACGACGAGCTCGCCGCGGGCCTCGTTCAGCTGCTGCTGCTGCACCTCCACGAACCGGCGGTACGGGGCGATGGACTCGTTCACCTTTTCCTGGCTGTCGCTGATGGCCGCGTGCACCTGCCGCGTCAGCGAGTCGTCCAGCTTGGTGCGCAGGTCCGCCACCTTCTTGCTGAACTCCTCCTTGGCCTGCCGCCGCCGCGCGGGAAGGATGTACAGCCCCGTCACCGCCAGCGCCGTGGCCATCAGGATGCCCGTGAGGTCGGCCGCCGCGCCGGTGATCACCGTGGCCACCAGCGTGCCCAGGCCGATGGCGCCCACACCCGCGATCATCGTCGTCCCCGCCCCGCCGCGGACCTCTTCCGCCAGCTTGCGGGCCTCGGCGTCGCGGTTGTAGCTGGAGACGGCCTCGCGCGCCGTGCTGCCGATAGACCCCAGCAGCGCCTGCCGGTTGTAGCTGAAGCCGCGCCCCACCTCGCCGATCATCCCCTCGCGGTGGCGGTTGATCTGCCGGCGCTCGATGTAGGCGCCGATGTCCTGCCACAGCTTCAGGTTGCGCTCCACGATCCAGTCGATGATGCGGTCTACCTCCTCGTCGATCAGCTTGGGGGTGTCGGCGATCACCTGGCGCTCGAAGTCCACGCGGACGGTGTCGCTGCGCATCAGCTCGCGCACCTTGGTGATGCGGATGGTGGCATCGAAGAAGTTCAGCCCGCGTACCTCCATCTCGCTCAGCAGCGCATCCAGCCGGCCCAGCCGCGGCCCGTAGTCGCGCAGCATCTCCTGGTGAAAGGCGCCCAGCTGCGCGTCGATGTTCTGCAGCGTCGCCACGTCTTCCGACAGCAGCTTCAATCGCTCGAATGCCGTTTCCTTGTACTTGGAGGCCAGCTTCAGCCCCACGTTCAGCGGGTTCAGCAG
This genomic stretch from Longimicrobium sp. harbors:
- a CDS encoding HAD family hydrolase codes for the protein MTSSRAPAAILFDLDGTLIDTYHLYLECYRRALEPHLGYAPTDKEIIGRNPVSERRFLVDWLGEKRGEACHAEMRELYGEMYYLKGEGTYDGVVEMLSALKSAGYPMGIVTGKGREAWHVTHIYSDLSYFDVVVTDDDVHAPKPDPSGLLAAAAALGVEPADTIYIGDSTSDLKAGRNAGMRIGAALWPKTAPGEKDTFLHAIEAMTPDWTFEHPSDITRAFAMWC
- a CDS encoding dynamin family protein, which gives rise to MVIGKLLRRNSILGEREAELRARERELLDRLAKALDRFGTDVDPEDRKHFEQAREQLSGLFLLVIAGEFNSGKSSFINALIGERVLPEGVTPTTDRINILRWGDTVEEELIEAYLLERTHPAPLLRDINIVDTPGTNAVLREHEELTRDFVPRSDLVLFVTSADRPFTESERTFLEQIRAWGKKIVFIVNKIDILGAESDRGEVLRFVRDNGTSLLGEEPLVFPVSAKMAMQARQGGDETAYAASGFPAVDDFLLNTLDQQERIRLKLLNPLNVGLKLASKYKETAFERLKLLSEDVATLQNIDAQLGAFHQEMLRDYGPRLGRLDALLSEMEVRGLNFFDATIRITKVRELMRSDTVRVDFERQVIADTPKLIDEEVDRIIDWIVERNLKLWQDIGAYIERRQINRHREGMIGEVGRGFSYNRQALLGSIGSTAREAVSSYNRDAEARKLAEEVRGGAGTTMIAGVGAIGLGTLVATVITGAAADLTGILMATALAVTGLYILPARRRQAKEEFSKKVADLRTKLDDSLTRQVHAAISDSQEKVNESIAPYRRFVEVQQQQLNEARGELVVAEDALMRLRTEIGGK
- a CDS encoding PDZ domain-containing protein — encoded protein: MRISIAAAALSIAFAHPARAQQPAPVPAAPAADSQGVRNPRPPAGTLGLALRIFPNARPFVASVTPKSPAAAAGFMVDDVVLSIDGRDSLERPLFPGLAPGRAYTVRVKRGDEERELRIVAAAPPAAP